GCGCGTCGTCGATCATGGGGGCGAGGCTGTGGCCGGGGTGGGTGTCGACAAAGGCTTCGTCGAGCGCGGTCCAGCCCGGCCGCGCTTCGACGAGGGCAAGCAGATGGTCGCGAGACAGCAGGCGCCCATCGGGGTTGTTGGGATTGGCCAGAATGAGCGTGGCCGCCGTGCTGGAGGCCATGGCCTCGGGCGCGATGGGGGTGCTGCCCGCGATCATCGCGCCATGGGTGCGATAGCCGGGCACGCCATGGGCGGCGTCGCGGGGGAGCAGGTCGGCGGCGAGGCGCAGGCCGATTTCGGTACCCGGCACCGCGCAGACATGATCGGGATGGCAGCCGAAATGGGCGGCGGCGGCTTCCTCCAGCGTGGCAAGGGCCTGTTCGTCGGGCAGGGCGCGCCAGTCGATGGGGGAGCTTTGCGTTTCGGGCCAGCCCCAAGCCCATGGATTGATGCCGGTCGAAAGGTCGAGCCAGTCTGCCGCTTCGCCCCCGAAGCGGGCGCGGGCGGCAGACAGGCCGCCGCCGTGCCATGTCCAGCGATTCGTGTTCATCGCAAGGCTCCGATGGCTCCGATGGAAAGGGCGAGCAGCAGCAGGCTTTCGACCAGTTCGATCCCTGCGCCCATGCCATCGCCCGAAATGCCGCCGATGCGGCGCAGGATCCAGCGGCGCCACAGCGCGATGGCCGGGACCGTCGCCAGCAATCCGGGGGCAAACCATGCCGCGCCCAGCAGGATCAGCCCCCAGAGCGCGAGATCGACCGGGCGGATCACCCCGGCAAAGCGCGCGCCCAGCCCGGCGTGAAGCGGGGTCATCGTGCGCGTCCAGACGAGTGGGGCAATCCGCGCGGCAAAGGGCACCGCGATCAGCGGCAGCCAGACCCCCTGCACGATCAGCGCATGGAGCAGGACCAGCTTGGCGAGCGCCTGAAGCACGAGGGCGCTGGTGCCAAAGCTGCCCAGATGCGGATCGGCCAGAACCTCGCGCACGCGGCCCGGGCCTTTGTGGGCGGCGCCCGCCGCATCGGCGATGTCGGCGAGGCCATCGAGATGGAGCGCGCCGGTCACGCCCACCCAGACGACCAGCCCGGCCAGCGCGCCAGTCCAGGGATCGACATGGGCGCCAAGCCAACTGGCGCCTGCCACAATCGCGCCGATCACCCCGCCCACGGCGGGAAACCAGCGCATCGAGGCGGAAAATTCAGCGTCGCTGACGGTCAGGCGCGGGCCGGGCAGGCGCGTCATGAACTGGAGGGCGATCAGCAGGCCCTTCATGCGGGCTCTCCGGCGCAAAGCCCGGTGATCTGGGCCATCATGGGGTTTCCGGACATCGGATTTCCGGGCCAGACCCTGAGCGAAAGCAGGCTGGCATAGGGCAAGTCGAAGGCCCAGACCTGATCATAGGAAAACCCGCAAAGGACCGTGAGCGCCGCGCGCATCGCCCCGGCGTGGGTGACGATCAGGGTATCGCCGGTTGCCCCTTCGGCCAGCGCGGCCCGCACCCGTGCGACCAGCGCCGACCATCTCTCTCCTTCGGGTGGGGGGAAGGCATCGGGATCGGTCTGGAAGGCCGACAGGCTGGCCGGAGGGACGGCTGCGGGTGAAAGGCCATCCCATGCGCCAAAGTCCATTTCGCGCCAGCGCGGATCGATCTGGGGCGCAAGGCCCCTGCCTGCGCCGATGGCCCGTGCCGCTACGCGCGCGCGGGCCAGATCGGAGCAGACGAGGTGCTCAAACGACAGTCCGGCCACCGCCCTGCCGCAGGCGGCTACGCCCGCCCCGGTCGGCGCGGCGTCGGTCCGCCCGAGCAGGAGACCGGGAACTTCGGGCGCGCCATGGCGCAGCAGGTGGAGCCGGAACGCGCTCACAGGCTCTTTTCGACCCCCGCATCGGCAAAAGTCGCCATCTGGGCATGGGCGGCGAGCGCGGCGCGGATTATCGGCACGGCGAGCGCCGCCCCACTGCCTTCGCCCAGTCGCAGGCCCAGCGAGAGCAACGGGGAAAGGCCAAAGGTTTCAAGGATGCGCACATGGCCCGGCTCTGCCGAGCAATGCCCGGCAAGGCAATGGTCGACGATGGCCGGATTGTCGACGAACAGCGGCACCAGCGCCGCGCAGTTGATGAAGCCATCGAGCACGACCGGAATGCGCTGCGCACGCGCGGCGAGGGTGGCCCCGGCCATGGCGGCCACTTCGCGCCCCCCCAGACGGCGCAGGGTTTCGAAGGCATCGCGCGGGGCATCGGCATGGAGCGCCAAAGCCTGTCCGACAACGGCGGCCTTGCGCGCGACCCCTTCGGGATCGAGCCCGCTGCCCGGCCCGACCCAGTGGGCCGCGCTGCCGCCAAGGCTGTGGGCGCACAGGGCCGAGGCCGAGGCCGTGTTCCCGATGCCCATTTCGCCCACGGTCAGCAGGTCGAGATCGGGCGTGACCAC
The genomic region above belongs to Novosphingobium sp. IK01 and contains:
- a CDS encoding aminotransferase class I/II-fold pyridoxal phosphate-dependent enzyme; its protein translation is MNTNRWTWHGGGLSAARARFGGEAADWLDLSTGINPWAWGWPETQSSPIDWRALPDEQALATLEEAAAAHFGCHPDHVCAVPGTEIGLRLAADLLPRDAAHGVPGYRTHGAMIAGSTPIAPEAMASSTAATLILANPNNPDGRLLSRDHLLALVEARPGWTALDEAFVDTHPGHSLAPMIDDARRLVIFRSFGKFFGLAGLRLGFVLGPRPLLATLRARLGAWPVCAAALAIGTAAYRDTGWITQMRARLVAEADALDAALARRGYQATGQSPLFRLIACKDGPALFAHLAAQAILTRPFEDHPGWLRLGLPTDEAARARLIAALPPHDS
- a CDS encoding adenosylcobinamide-GDP ribazoletransferase, whose amino-acid sequence is MKGLLIALQFMTRLPGPRLTVSDAEFSASMRWFPAVGGVIGAIVAGASWLGAHVDPWTGALAGLVVWVGVTGALHLDGLADIADAAGAAHKGPGRVREVLADPHLGSFGTSALVLQALAKLVLLHALIVQGVWLPLIAVPFAARIAPLVWTRTMTPLHAGLGARFAGVIRPVDLALWGLILLGAAWFAPGLLATVPAIALWRRWILRRIGGISGDGMGAGIELVESLLLLALSIGAIGALR
- a CDS encoding histidine phosphatase family protein; translated protein: MSAFRLHLLRHGAPEVPGLLLGRTDAAPTGAGVAACGRAVAGLSFEHLVCSDLARARVAARAIGAGRGLAPQIDPRWREMDFGAWDGLSPAAVPPASLSAFQTDPDAFPPPEGERWSALVARVRAALAEGATGDTLIVTHAGAMRAALTVLCGFSYDQVWAFDLPYASLLSLRVWPGNPMSGNPMMAQITGLCAGEPA
- the cobT gene encoding nicotinate-nucleotide--dimethylbenzimidazole phosphoribosyltransferase, with translation MSFFPTRAAFAQTLAALPGPNEAAIEAARERQSQLTKPAGSLGRLEDIAIFMAGWQNRTIPAIDKGRTAIFAGNHGFMVHGVSAFPVSVTQAMVANYGAGGAAINALAGFAGMDLTIVPLELDRPTVDFTQGPAMSEEECLAALNAGAAVVTPDLDLLTVGEMGIGNTASASALCAHSLGGSAAHWVGPGSGLDPEGVARKAAVVGQALALHADAPRDAFETLRRLGGREVAAMAGATLAARAQRIPVVLDGFINCAALVPLFVDNPAIVDHCLAGHCSAEPGHVRILETFGLSPLLSLGLRLGEGSGAALAVPIIRAALAAHAQMATFADAGVEKSL